A window of Procambarus clarkii isolate CNS0578487 chromosome 9, FALCON_Pclarkii_2.0, whole genome shotgun sequence contains these coding sequences:
- the LOC138362808 gene encoding golgin subfamily A member 6-like protein 22 has protein sequence MRGQEPQYEDQKLRYEDQKPQYEDQYLQYEDQKPQYEDQKPQYEDQKLQYEDQKPQYEDQKLQYEDQKLQYEDQKPQYEDQKPQYEDQKLQYGDQKPQYEDQKPQYEDQKLQYEDQKPQYEDQKPQYEDQKLQYEDQKLQYEDQKPQYEDQKPQYEDQKLQYEDQKPQYEDQKLQYEDQKPQYEDQKPQYEDQKPQYEDQKPQYEDQKLQYEDQKLQYEDQKLQYEDQKPQYEDRKLRYEDQKPQYEDQKLQYEDRKLRYEDRESIRNQSSKQSS, from the coding sequence ATGAGGGGTCAGGAGCCGCAATATGAGGATCAGAAGCTGCGATATGAGGATCAGAAGCCGCAATATGAGGATCAGTACCTTCAATATGAGGATCAGAAGCCGCAATATGAGGATCAGAAGCCGCAATATGAGGATCAAAAGCTGCAATATGAGGACCAGAAGCCGCAATATGAGGATCAGAAACTGCAATATGAGGATCAGAAGCTGCAATATGAGGATCAGAAGCCGCAATATGAGGATCAGAAGCCGCAATATGAGGATCAAAAGCTGCAATATGGGGATCAGAAGCCGCAATATGAGGATCAGAAGCCGCAATATGAGGATCAAAAGCTGCAATATGAGGATCAGAAGCCGCAATATGAGGATCAGAAGCCGCAATATGAGGATCAAAAGCTGCAATATGAGGATCAGAAGCTGCAATATGAGGATCAGAAGCCGCAATATGAGGATCAGAAGCCGCAATATGAGGATCAAAAGCTGCAATATGAGGATCAGAAGCCGCAATATGAGGATCAAAAGCTGCAATATGAGGATCAGAAGCCGCAATATGAGGATCAGAAGCCGCAATATGAGGATCAGAAGCCGCAATATGAGGATCAGAAGCCGCAATATGAGGATCAAAAGCTGCAATATGAGGATCAGAAGCTGCAATATGAGGATCAGAAGCTGCAATATGAGGATCAGAAGCCGCAATATGAGGATCGGAAGCTGCGATATGAGGATCAGAAGCCGCAATATGAGGATCAGAAGCTGCAATATGAGGATCGGAAGCTGCGATATGAGGATCGAGAAAGTATCCGTAATCAATCATCAAAACAAAGTTCTTAG